From a region of the Meiothermus cerbereus DSM 11376 genome:
- the secA gene encoding preprotein translocase subunit SecA encodes MLAWINKLLDNNERKVARYWKEVVAPVNALEDEVSRIDNLAAEYAKLREAYQNGSSLDELLPRAFALTREASKRFLGLRHYDVQLIGGAVLHEGKIAEMKTGEGKTLVATLAVALNAIAGKGVHLVTVNDYLARRDAEWMSPIYKGLGLTVGVVQNHSSPDERRQAYQCDVTYVTNSELGFDYLRDNMAVAPEQLVLRHDTPLHYAIIDEVDSILIDEARTPLIISGPAEKATDMYYRMAEIAKKLERGEKPPVGTKGEPTGDYTIEEKQKAVHLTLQGIAKAEKMLGVEGLFNTENMELAHMLTQAIRAKELYFKDREYIVQDGQVIIVDEFTGRLQPGRRFGEGLHQAIEAKEGVKIERENQTLATVTYQNFFRLFEKTAGMTGTAKTEEKEFQEIYAMDVVSIPTNRPVIRQDAPDVVYRSEKGKFFAVVEEIAEKYEKGQPVLVGTISVEKSERLSAMLKDPRHYLPRLEARAQALAKAIEKQSGPEWDRLKKALERPGALRDSELEQYQSTIPPKGNIRVAWDYLKKAVHTLELIRKGIPHQVLNAKYHEKESEIVAQAGRSKTITISTNMAGRGTDIKLGGNAEYLAADLLRKEGLEPRAEWRVELFIKKLVQGDEEGALKLAAEIGIRQSVIDEIRRLRDTCAADEVRVKELGGLHIIGTERHESRRIDNQLRGRSGRQGDPGSSRFYVSFDDDLMRLFASERVVAMLDRMGFDDSEPIENQMVTRSIERAQKRVEDRNFDIRKQLLRLDEVMARQREVVYAQRRNVLLGSDEVVREGALAMIEDTVDAVAANYLNPQQHPDDWDLEGLRSSLVDYIPALQNFDFEGLRKLKAEEGLERLVEAARAAYEAREAELNRQGPGLMRAVERFVTLQVVDNAWKEHLHSMDVLKQGIFLRGYGQRDPFQEYKLEGTRFFNEMIASIKSEVTKFLFRLQVEVNQQPTPASRAEGVEYSGSGEATSPQASRDPFTVRRQQKAASAYSGLSRAERRRLEREEKKKSKG; translated from the coding sequence ATGTTGGCCTGGATTAATAAGCTTTTAGATAACAACGAACGCAAGGTGGCCCGCTACTGGAAAGAAGTAGTAGCCCCGGTAAATGCCCTCGAGGACGAAGTTTCACGCATTGATAACCTGGCTGCAGAGTACGCCAAGCTGCGTGAAGCCTATCAAAACGGCAGCAGCCTGGACGAACTGCTCCCCAGGGCATTTGCGCTCACCCGCGAGGCCTCCAAGCGCTTCCTGGGCCTGCGCCACTACGACGTGCAGCTCATCGGGGGCGCGGTTTTGCACGAGGGCAAGATTGCCGAGATGAAAACCGGCGAGGGCAAAACCCTGGTGGCTACTCTGGCCGTTGCGCTCAATGCCATTGCCGGCAAAGGGGTACACCTGGTTACAGTCAACGACTACCTGGCCCGGCGCGACGCCGAGTGGATGAGTCCCATCTACAAGGGGCTGGGCCTGACGGTAGGGGTGGTGCAGAACCACTCCAGCCCCGATGAACGCCGCCAGGCCTACCAGTGCGACGTGACCTACGTCACCAACAGCGAGCTTGGCTTCGACTACCTGCGCGACAACATGGCGGTCGCGCCCGAACAACTGGTGCTGCGCCACGACACCCCGCTGCACTACGCCATCATCGACGAGGTGGACTCAATTCTGATTGACGAGGCCCGTACCCCCCTGATCATCAGCGGCCCCGCCGAAAAAGCCACCGATATGTACTACCGCATGGCCGAGATTGCCAAGAAGCTCGAGCGCGGGGAAAAACCTCCAGTGGGTACCAAAGGCGAGCCCACCGGCGACTACACCATCGAAGAGAAGCAGAAAGCGGTGCACCTGACGCTTCAAGGCATTGCCAAAGCCGAGAAGATGCTGGGAGTCGAAGGCCTGTTCAACACCGAGAACATGGAACTGGCCCATATGCTGACCCAGGCCATCCGGGCAAAGGAGCTCTACTTCAAAGACCGCGAGTATATCGTGCAGGACGGTCAGGTCATCATCGTAGACGAGTTCACGGGCCGCCTGCAGCCGGGCCGCCGGTTTGGTGAAGGGCTGCACCAGGCCATCGAGGCCAAGGAAGGGGTCAAAATCGAGCGCGAAAACCAGACCCTGGCCACCGTCACCTACCAGAACTTCTTCCGCCTCTTCGAGAAAACCGCGGGCATGACCGGTACGGCCAAGACCGAAGAGAAGGAGTTCCAGGAAATCTACGCCATGGATGTGGTGAGCATTCCCACCAACCGCCCGGTTATCCGCCAGGATGCCCCCGACGTGGTTTATCGCTCGGAGAAGGGTAAGTTCTTTGCGGTGGTGGAGGAAATAGCCGAAAAGTACGAGAAGGGGCAGCCGGTCTTGGTGGGCACCATCTCGGTAGAAAAGTCTGAGCGGCTTTCGGCCATGCTCAAAGACCCCCGCCACTATCTACCCCGCCTGGAGGCCCGCGCCCAGGCCCTGGCCAAGGCCATCGAGAAGCAGAGCGGCCCCGAGTGGGATCGGCTCAAGAAGGCCCTCGAGCGTCCCGGTGCCCTGCGCGACAGCGAGCTCGAGCAATACCAGTCCACCATTCCCCCCAAGGGCAATATCCGGGTGGCCTGGGATTACCTCAAAAAAGCGGTGCATACCCTGGAGCTTATCCGCAAGGGCATTCCCCACCAGGTGCTCAACGCCAAGTACCACGAAAAAGAATCGGAGATCGTGGCCCAGGCCGGTCGCAGCAAGACCATCACCATCTCCACCAACATGGCCGGGCGCGGCACCGACATCAAGCTGGGGGGCAACGCCGAGTACCTGGCCGCCGACCTCTTGCGCAAGGAGGGCCTCGAGCCCCGCGCGGAGTGGCGCGTTGAGCTGTTCATCAAAAAGCTGGTGCAGGGCGACGAGGAGGGGGCCCTTAAGCTGGCTGCTGAAATCGGCATCCGCCAGTCGGTGATTGACGAGATCCGCCGACTGCGCGATACCTGCGCTGCCGACGAGGTGCGGGTCAAGGAGCTGGGCGGCCTGCACATCATCGGTACCGAGCGGCACGAGTCGCGCCGCATTGATAACCAGTTGCGCGGTCGGTCGGGCCGCCAGGGCGACCCCGGTAGCAGCCGCTTCTATGTCTCCTTCGACGACGACCTGATGCGCCTGTTTGCTTCCGAGCGCGTTGTTGCCATGCTCGACCGGATGGGCTTCGACGACTCTGAGCCCATCGAAAACCAAATGGTCACGCGCTCCATCGAGCGGGCCCAGAAGCGCGTAGAAGACCGCAACTTCGACATCCGCAAGCAGCTTTTGCGGCTCGACGAAGTGATGGCCCGCCAGCGCGAGGTGGTGTATGCCCAGCGGCGCAACGTGCTGTTGGGCAGCGACGAGGTGGTGCGCGAGGGGGCTTTGGCCATGATTGAGGACACCGTGGATGCGGTGGCCGCCAACTACCTCAACCCCCAGCAGCACCCCGACGACTGGGACCTCGAGGGCCTGCGCTCAAGCCTTGTCGACTATATCCCGGCGCTTCAAAACTTCGACTTTGAAGGCTTACGCAAGCTCAAGGCCGAGGAGGGGCTGGAGCGCCTGGTAGAAGCTGCCCGTGCGGCCTACGAGGCCCGCGAGGCCGAGCTGAACCGCCAGGGCCCCGGCCTGATGCGGGCGGTAGAGCGCTTTGTAACCCTGCAGGTAGTGGACAACGCCTGGAAGGAGCACCTGCACAGCATGGACGTGCTCAAGCAGGGCATCTTCCTGCGCGGCTACGGCCAGCGCGACCCCTTCCAGGAGTACAAGCTCGAGGGCACACGCTTCTTCAATGAGATGATCGCGAGCATTAAGAGCGAGGTTACCAAGTTCCTTTTCCGCTTGCAGGTTGAGGTGAACCAGCAGCCCACCCCGGCTTCCAGGGCCGAGGGGGTCGAGTACAGCGGCTCTGGGGAGGCGACTTCGCCACAGGCCAGCCGCGACCCCTTTACAGTACGCCGCCAGCAAAAAGCCGCCTCGGCCTACTCCGGTTTGAGCCGTGCGGAGCGCCGCCGGCTCGAGCGGGAAGAAAAAAAGAAAAGCAAGGGATAA
- a CDS encoding metallophosphoesterase, whose translation MLTRRRFLTLLGWAGLGLTGTGGLAFSASYQFEVSRHRRVLSGLERPLRVVQLSDLHYGPWMHAASVRAWVQAANALNPDLIVITGDLIDSGLRLDRLKGLYRAITPDFEQLSAALGMLRAPLGVYAIWGNHDNGQPAVKRYLSQQLPKHGVTVLVNQGLWARDDLYLSGVDDFWAEEANPSVSLKGYRKGKASLALVHNPDFWEYYQGLPVDLVLSGHTHGGQVYLPGIGAPWTPSKYKQRYLAGWYEKGPGPGRAPVWGYVSRGLGTSVLPLRLNAPAELALFEFTPEA comes from the coding sequence ATGCTGACCCGACGGCGTTTCCTGACCCTGCTGGGCTGGGCAGGCCTGGGCCTGACTGGCACTGGGGGGCTTGCGTTCAGCGCTTCCTACCAATTTGAAGTTAGTCGCCATCGGCGGGTGTTGTCAGGGTTGGAACGGCCCCTGCGGGTTGTTCAGCTAAGCGACCTGCATTATGGCCCCTGGATGCATGCGGCCTCGGTGCGGGCCTGGGTGCAGGCGGCCAATGCCCTGAACCCCGATCTGATCGTCATCACTGGCGACCTGATCGATTCTGGGCTGCGCCTGGACAGGCTCAAGGGACTTTACCGGGCCATCACCCCCGATTTCGAGCAGTTGTCGGCTGCGCTCGGGATGCTGCGGGCACCCCTGGGGGTGTACGCCATCTGGGGCAACCACGACAACGGCCAGCCCGCAGTTAAGCGCTACCTGAGCCAGCAGTTGCCCAAACACGGCGTAACCGTGCTGGTCAACCAGGGCTTGTGGGCTCGAGACGACCTTTACCTGAGTGGGGTGGACGATTTCTGGGCCGAGGAGGCCAACCCCAGCGTCTCGCTAAAGGGCTATCGAAAGGGCAAGGCCAGCCTGGCCCTGGTCCATAACCCCGATTTTTGGGAGTACTACCAGGGTCTGCCGGTAGACCTGGTTTTGAGTGGCCATACCCACGGCGGTCAGGTCTACCTGCCGGGCATTGGGGCCCCCTGGACGCCATCGAAATATAAACAGCGCTATCTGGCGGGCTGGTATGAGAAAGGCCCTGGTCCTGGACGTGCTCCGGTCTGGGGTTATGTTTCGCGGGGGCTGGGTACCTCGGTACTGCCGCTGCGGCTAAACGCCCCTGCCGAGCTGGCGCTGTTTGAATTCACACCAGAAGCCTGA
- a CDS encoding metallophosphoesterase, with protein MIFGYNFIVQQCRRPLRGLSAPLRVAHLSDLHIGFFIRQGSVRRWVDATLAAGPDLIVITGDLTDADLEHQVLPTLSELERLKAPLGTWAVWGNHDYRFSGYQARYPRQSGLPRRPKANPPRVPMLPPVELEKRLQELGIGFLHNAGVQLRDDLFLAGVEDLWHGEPNVEQALAHYTSPSACLLICHNPDYLYQVPRSVDLALCGHTHGGQVVLPWYGPVFTSSLYGQKFAGGWVDDPVPAFISRGLGLSTAPIRVACPAELVIHHFTPPA; from the coding sequence GTGATCTTCGGCTATAACTTCATAGTTCAGCAGTGCCGGCGGCCCTTGCGGGGTTTATCGGCCCCTTTACGGGTGGCCCATCTTTCCGACCTGCATATTGGTTTCTTTATACGCCAGGGCTCGGTGAGGCGCTGGGTGGATGCCACCTTGGCCGCGGGCCCCGATCTGATTGTGATTACGGGCGACCTTACCGACGCGGACCTCGAGCACCAGGTGCTGCCGACTTTGTCCGAACTCGAGCGGCTCAAAGCCCCTTTGGGTACCTGGGCGGTCTGGGGCAACCACGACTACCGCTTTAGTGGCTACCAAGCCAGATACCCTAGGCAAAGCGGGCTACCCAGAAGGCCAAAGGCGAACCCTCCGCGGGTGCCCATGCTGCCCCCGGTGGAACTGGAAAAGCGCCTGCAAGAGCTGGGAATCGGCTTTTTGCACAATGCTGGCGTTCAGTTGCGGGACGACTTATTTCTGGCTGGCGTCGAGGATCTGTGGCACGGCGAGCCCAATGTAGAGCAAGCCTTGGCCCATTACACCAGCCCCTCAGCCTGCCTGCTCATCTGCCACAACCCCGACTACCTCTACCAGGTACCCCGGTCGGTTGACCTGGCCCTGTGTGGCCACACCCACGGGGGGCAGGTTGTGCTGCCGTGGTACGGCCCTGTTTTTACTTCCTCGCTCTACGGGCAAAAGTTTGCGGGCGGCTGGGTAGACGACCCTGTCCCGGCCTTTATCTCGCGGGGCCTGGGCCTTTCCACTGCACCCATTCGGGTGGCCTGCCCGGCCGAGCTGGTGATTCACCACTTTACCCCGCCTGCATAA
- a CDS encoding DUF1648 domain-containing protein, whose protein sequence is MWWLIALLNLGVWLLTAALYTSLPEQIPGHFGLYARPTRWDSRETIWLLPLIATLMALGLYGLNRTILKYPGLINLPNKDEFMRLPPSSMRWVVQRLSLHLTGLMATLQLLLGFLVWGTAQVASGISSHLSGAIWLFPLAVAVQVGWLVFDLQHSVACEHQRTL, encoded by the coding sequence ATGTGGTGGCTCATCGCGCTGCTGAACCTGGGTGTCTGGCTGCTAACCGCAGCTCTCTACACCAGTCTGCCCGAGCAGATTCCTGGTCATTTTGGTCTTTATGCTCGGCCTACCCGCTGGGACAGTCGGGAGACCATCTGGCTACTGCCCCTTATCGCAACGCTGATGGCCCTTGGCCTGTACGGACTTAACCGAACGATTCTGAAGTATCCAGGCCTGATAAACCTGCCCAACAAAGACGAGTTTATGCGCTTGCCACCGAGTTCTATGCGGTGGGTGGTACAGCGCCTGAGCCTCCACCTGACAGGACTGATGGCTACCTTGCAGCTATTGCTTGGCTTCCTGGTGTGGGGTACTGCACAGGTTGCCAGCGGGATTTCAAGCCATCTTTCAGGGGCGATCTGGTTGTTTCCTCTGGCTGTGGCAGTGCAGGTGGGGTGGCTGGTGTTTGATTTGCAACACAGTGTGGCGTGCGAACATCAGCGCACCTTATAG
- a CDS encoding prephenate dehydrogenase/arogenate dehydrogenase family protein, producing MKPLFGKVGIFGIGLLGGSVALGLRERFLAEEIHAYDPDPGALEDALALQVVDRVHASPGSWVADLDLGVLAAPVGVLVSEGQKLAQFSSPHTVWTDVGSVKQPVVQALTGILPNFVGSHPMAGSEKAGVEAAHAGLLQNAVWVITPAPSTAPEALVTIRTLVQNLGAYPLEIAPELHDRLVARISHLPYLLAVGLNQLVAQDPHQDLLMFLAAGGFRDLTRVASGSPRMSRDMVVANKQALREAIEDLRAILLELENLLERPENLLEVAQEAKRTRDSLPIVKRSLLPVMNELVVQVPDKPGQIAAVSTALGNAGVNIKNFEVLAIRDEGGAIRMGFATPEEREQARQILGGIGYKVR from the coding sequence ATGAAGCCTTTGTTTGGCAAAGTTGGCATTTTTGGCATTGGCCTGCTGGGCGGCAGTGTAGCTCTGGGTTTGCGCGAGCGCTTCCTGGCCGAGGAGATTCACGCCTACGACCCCGACCCTGGGGCCCTCGAGGATGCCCTGGCCCTTCAGGTCGTGGACAGGGTGCACGCTTCGCCGGGAAGCTGGGTAGCCGACCTCGACCTGGGTGTACTGGCCGCCCCGGTGGGGGTGCTAGTCAGCGAAGGTCAGAAGCTGGCGCAGTTTTCTAGCCCTCATACCGTCTGGACCGATGTGGGCAGCGTTAAGCAGCCCGTCGTACAGGCCCTGACCGGCATTTTGCCCAACTTTGTGGGCTCGCACCCCATGGCCGGTAGCGAAAAAGCCGGGGTAGAAGCGGCCCATGCAGGCTTGTTGCAAAATGCCGTCTGGGTCATCACCCCTGCCCCCAGCACGGCTCCTGAGGCGCTCGTTACCATCCGCACCCTGGTGCAAAACCTGGGGGCCTATCCCCTCGAGATCGCCCCCGAACTACACGACCGGCTGGTAGCCCGCATCTCGCACCTGCCCTATTTGCTGGCGGTAGGGCTCAACCAGCTGGTGGCCCAAGACCCCCATCAAGACTTGCTGATGTTCCTGGCCGCTGGGGGCTTTCGCGACCTGACCCGTGTGGCCTCGGGTTCGCCCCGCATGAGCCGCGATATGGTGGTGGCCAACAAACAAGCCTTGCGCGAAGCCATCGAAGACCTGCGGGCCATCCTGCTGGAGCTGGAAAACCTGCTCGAGCGCCCCGAAAATCTGCTCGAGGTGGCCCAGGAAGCCAAACGCACCCGCGATTCCCTGCCCATCGTCAAACGCAGCCTGCTGCCGGTGATGAACGAACTGGTGGTGCAGGTTCCCGACAAACCCGGGCAAATTGCCGCAGTTTCCACCGCCCTGGGCAACGCCGGGGTCAACATCAAAAACTTCGAGGTGCTGGCCATCCGGGACGAGGGTGGGGCCATCCGCATGGGCTTTGCCACCCCCGAGGAGCGCGAGCAGGCCCGCCAGATTCTGGGGGGCATCGGCTATAAGGTGCGCTGA
- the aroF gene encoding 3-deoxy-7-phosphoheptulonate synthase → MLIIMKHGSGPQEIESVVAEVRRVGYRPHVSEGEHTTLIGAIGKGPTPELIEHFRALSAVQDVIPISKPYKLASLEVSPKPTVLRWNTGATGGGEVMIAAGPCGVEGLEQTLTAAHYVKKHGAQMLRGGAFKPRTSPYSFQGLGQEGLEILAEARRKTGLPIVTEVVSPEQVDLVATYADVLQIGARNAQNFALLQAAGQSGRAVLLKRGMSMTLEEFLMSAEYVLAQGNMRVILVERGIRTFEKTTRFTLDISAVPVLKSLTHLPVWIDPSHAAGKRDWVTPLALAGLAAGADGLIVETHPDPEKAQSDAAQQLNEAQFADMMSRVKALLPALGKRLTQELKPV, encoded by the coding sequence ATGCTGATAATTATGAAACATGGTTCGGGGCCTCAAGAGATCGAGTCGGTGGTGGCGGAAGTACGCCGGGTGGGTTACCGGCCCCACGTGTCCGAGGGGGAGCACACCACCCTGATCGGGGCTATTGGCAAAGGGCCTACCCCAGAGCTGATTGAGCACTTCCGTGCGCTTTCTGCTGTACAAGACGTTATTCCCATCTCCAAGCCCTACAAGCTGGCCTCGCTCGAGGTCTCGCCCAAGCCCACCGTCTTGCGCTGGAACACCGGGGCCACCGGGGGTGGTGAAGTGATGATTGCCGCAGGGCCATGCGGGGTGGAGGGCCTCGAGCAGACCCTCACCGCCGCCCACTATGTCAAAAAACACGGCGCCCAGATGCTTCGGGGTGGGGCCTTCAAGCCCCGCACCTCGCCTTATAGCTTCCAGGGCCTGGGCCAGGAAGGGCTGGAAATCCTGGCCGAAGCCCGTAGGAAAACCGGCCTGCCCATCGTAACCGAGGTGGTCTCGCCGGAGCAGGTCGACCTGGTGGCCACCTATGCCGATGTGCTCCAGATTGGCGCACGGAACGCACAAAACTTTGCTCTGCTGCAAGCCGCGGGGCAGTCGGGCCGGGCGGTATTGCTCAAACGGGGCATGAGCATGACCCTAGAGGAGTTTTTGATGTCGGCCGAGTATGTGCTGGCCCAGGGCAACATGCGGGTGATTCTGGTAGAGCGCGGCATCCGCACCTTCGAGAAAACCACCCGCTTCACCCTGGACATCTCCGCAGTGCCGGTACTCAAAAGCCTGACCCACCTTCCGGTCTGGATAGACCCCTCGCACGCCGCCGGTAAGCGCGACTGGGTGACCCCCCTGGCGCTGGCTGGCCTGGCTGCGGGGGCCGATGGGTTGATTGTGGAAACCCACCCCGACCCCGAAAAAGCCCAGTCCGACGCAGCCCAGCAGCTCAACGAAGCCCAGTTTGCCGATATGATGAGCAGGGTTAAGGCCCTTCTGCCCGCACTGGGAAAGAGGCTGACCCAGGAGCTAAAACCCGTCTAA
- a CDS encoding hotdog fold thioesterase encodes MSKTDPTHLERDSLVKTLGIHILEASPQKVVAEMEVTPKLHQPFGYLHGGASVALAETVASIGAYLAAPEGYTSFGLEINANHLRSVQSGKVTASATPLHTGRTTAVWSIEIRDEQGRLVCISRCTLAITPIRGS; translated from the coding sequence ATGAGCAAGACCGACCCCACACACCTCGAGCGCGATTCACTGGTCAAAACCCTAGGCATCCACATTCTGGAGGCCTCCCCGCAAAAAGTGGTGGCCGAGATGGAAGTTACCCCCAAGCTGCACCAGCCTTTTGGCTACCTGCACGGGGGCGCTTCGGTGGCGCTAGCCGAAACCGTAGCTAGCATCGGCGCATACCTGGCGGCACCTGAAGGCTATACCAGCTTTGGACTGGAGATCAATGCCAACCACCTGCGCTCCGTGCAGTCCGGCAAGGTAACGGCCAGCGCAACCCCGCTCCACACGGGCCGCACCACTGCCGTCTGGAGCATTGAAATTCGCGATGAGCAGGGGCGCTTAGTCTGCATCTCGCGCTGCACGCTGGCCATCACCCCCATACGCGGAAGTTGA
- a CDS encoding vWA domain-containing protein, which translates to MAFALPWLLLLIPPVLGLVWLWYRRRQPPVRKVAGLWLWQKALRKGRARRRFDLRLLLLLLSALLTTLALALPRISLDRPGELVLVLDASASMAATDVSPSRLERAKTLARERLAASPRAVLVVAGSQVQTFGPAPGRSLLATLEGLQPEAASSNLKLAIARGRALLPGARVLTIADQAPPPETDGYLNVAGNGSNVGITAIGPGFVAVANAGPGLWRGELLVDGQRYALEVPASGYSSLEVPSATPSARIVGNDTLALDNQARFSRRLVRVELSGRSPALERLLALLGTSRGSPGELAFEVGTPRREPTRFTVFFAEQASGQATVFDVERTLPYLRGAELVGYSLPIPPPPQAPGWRPLAISATGQVLAWYHQAGVYLPPAERLQNLPAFPVLLYNLVAPRGEIKSGLLDPSETLLPRPSPDQPLPPTRTVQMAPWLALLAALLLAAEFYFFQYRVLHRRLETQVSPSAP; encoded by the coding sequence GTGGCTTTTGCTTTGCCCTGGCTGTTGCTGCTGATACCCCCGGTGTTGGGACTGGTCTGGCTGTGGTACCGGCGCAGGCAGCCCCCCGTGCGCAAAGTGGCGGGGCTCTGGCTGTGGCAAAAAGCCTTACGCAAAGGCCGGGCTCGCCGGCGCTTTGATCTGCGGCTATTGTTGCTGCTGCTTTCAGCCTTGCTGACAACGCTGGCCCTGGCCCTACCCCGAATTTCGCTGGATCGCCCGGGCGAGCTGGTGCTGGTGCTGGACGCCTCGGCCTCCATGGCCGCTACCGACGTAAGCCCCAGCCGCCTCGAGCGCGCCAAAACCCTGGCCCGCGAGCGCCTGGCGGCTTCGCCTCGAGCGGTTCTGGTGGTGGCCGGAAGCCAGGTGCAAACCTTTGGCCCGGCCCCAGGGCGAAGTTTGCTGGCCACCCTCGAGGGCCTGCAGCCCGAAGCCGCCAGCAGCAACCTTAAGCTCGCCATTGCGCGGGGGCGGGCCTTGCTACCTGGGGCCCGGGTGCTGACCATCGCCGACCAGGCCCCACCACCTGAAACCGATGGCTACCTCAACGTGGCCGGCAACGGCAGCAATGTAGGCATCACCGCCATTGGGCCTGGTTTTGTGGCCGTAGCCAACGCGGGGCCTGGGCTGTGGCGGGGCGAGCTGCTGGTGGATGGCCAGCGGTATGCGCTCGAGGTGCCCGCCAGTGGTTATAGCAGCCTGGAAGTGCCCTCGGCCACACCCAGCGCCCGCATCGTGGGCAACGATACCCTGGCCCTGGATAACCAGGCCCGTTTTTCCAGGCGACTGGTGCGGGTAGAGCTTTCGGGCCGCTCACCGGCCCTCGAGCGCCTCCTGGCCTTGCTGGGCACCAGCCGGGGCAGCCCCGGCGAACTGGCCTTCGAGGTGGGTACCCCCCGGCGCGAGCCTACCCGCTTCACGGTTTTTTTTGCCGAACAGGCCAGCGGGCAGGCTACAGTATTCGATGTGGAGCGTACCCTCCCCTATTTGCGGGGGGCCGAACTGGTGGGCTACAGCCTCCCCATTCCCCCTCCCCCCCAGGCCCCTGGCTGGCGGCCTCTGGCCATTAGTGCCACCGGCCAGGTTCTGGCCTGGTATCACCAGGCTGGGGTGTACCTGCCCCCTGCCGAGCGCCTGCAAAACCTGCCGGCCTTTCCGGTTCTGCTCTACAACCTGGTCGCACCCCGGGGCGAGATCAAAAGCGGCCTGCTAGACCCCAGCGAAACCCTGCTGCCCCGCCCCAGCCCCGACCAGCCCCTACCCCCCACACGCACTGTACAGATGGCTCCCTGGCTGGCCTTGCTGGCCGCACTCTTGTTGGCGGCAGAGTTTTACTTTTTCCAGTATCGGGTACTGCACAGACGTTTGGAAACCCAGGTATCCCCCAGTGCCCCCTAG